The Rhinoderma darwinii isolate aRhiDar2 chromosome 11, aRhiDar2.hap1, whole genome shotgun sequence genome window below encodes:
- the LOC142663060 gene encoding histone H3 → MARTKQTARKSTGGKAPRKQLATKAARKSAPATGGVKKPHRYRPGTVALREIRRYQKSTELLIRKLPFQRLVREIAQDFKTDLRFQSSAVMALQEASEAYLVGLFEDTNLCAIHAKRVTIMPKDIQLARRIRGERA, encoded by the coding sequence ATGGCCAGAACAAAGCAGACTGCGCGTAAATCCACCGGCGGGAAAGCGCCCCGCAAGCAGCTGGCTACTAAAGCTGCACGGAAGAGCGCTCCCGCTACCGGCGGAGTGAAGAAGCCTCATCGTTACCGCCCGGGCACAGTCGCTCTCCGTGAAATCCGCCGCTACCAGAAGTCCACCGAGCTTCTTATCCGTAAGCTGCCCTTCCAGCGCCTGGTGCGAGAGATCGCTCAGGACTTCAAGACCGATCTGCGCTTCCAGAGCTCAGCAGTCATGGCTCTGCAGGAGGCCAGCGAGGCTTATCTGGTCGGACTGTTTGAGGATACCAACCTGTGCGCCATCCACGCCAAGAGGGTCACCATCATGCCCAAAGACATTCAACTGGCCCGCAGGATCCGTGGGGAGAGGGCTTAG